In Oryza sativa Japonica Group chromosome 1, ASM3414082v1, the genomic stretch CGACGACGAGCACGTAATTTACGGTTGGGTTAATGGTTGCGTGATGTGTTACGATGTAATGTATGATTCGGGTTGTGTGTGTTGTAAATTTGCAATAATCCAGAGATTTATCTTTTGAGTAATTAATAAGAACAGATCAGATTCTGATTCTGATCTGTATGTTTGTTAAAAGATACTACATTTTTGGTTTCAATTCTTTTGATTTCAGTGTGTTAAGCATAGTTTCATTTCGGTAAGGACTAAGGATTGCTGCTAAATCACGGCTAATGTTTTGCTCATCTTTCGATCAGCATCGAGATTTGTGCTTTAGTAAGCTCGTCGCGTTCCTCCGTAGTCAGGTCACCGGAAACGAGGAAGAATGATGACGACAATGGCTGGATCAACACCGAGATTAATGATTGGTACCTCTGAACTCCTCCCGGTTTAGGTGGATGAGTCTCCACTGCAGTACTGTCCTCTGACGTGGGTCATAGGCCTGCTGGTGGATGTGGGGTTTACATGTCAGCCACTCAAAGTTAGACCGTTAGATGTGGGTCTCACATGTCAGTCGCTCAAAGTCAGAGGATAGTGCTGCAGAGAATTTGTTTCCGGTTCAGATGAcaatgccaaaaggatgaaacCTTAATGGGAGGGGATAACCTGGGTACAGGACTAGAGGAAATCGCTCTTATCCCCCAAAAAAGAAGTGAGCTTTTAGCTCATACCAAAAACAGCACTGTAAATCTTTTTGAAAGGTCTAGAAATGGCAAGTACATACAAAAATGGAGAAATGATTTCATTCTTTTAAATGCCTCAAATGCCAGTAAGATTAATTTATGATGAGGTTGGAGAGTATAAATGCCAGCAAGATTAGTGTATGCTTAGAATGGAAAGTAAATGCCAGGAAGATAGGTGTCTGCTGAGTAAATATGCTTTCTGGACTTGAGCAAAATACAGGCATCAAACATAGCAATACATCAGAGGGATCTTCACTGATTTCCTAAGATGCAGATTTGATATGTTGGCAGAATCATGGCAGTTAATGACACGGGTAATCCATAGTTGTTCTACAGGTGCCGGGTGTGTGTCTAGTGACCTTTGGATCGGCATTGAGATTCGTGCCGTAGCGAGCTCGCCGTGCTCCTACCTAGCGAATTATGGTTCAGGTCGCcggagacgaggaggaagatgatgacAATGGGCCAGATCAGCATCAAGATTCATGCTTGGTAAGCTCTTCGCACTCGCACTCCTCCCTAGCAAATTATGGTTCAAAGTCACCGGAGACGAGGAAGAAGATGGCGACAATACCGGAAGGAGGAAGCCTTATAATGGAAGGGGATATCCCAGGTACAGGACTAGAGAAAATCCCTCTTATTCCCCAAAAAAGAAGTGAGCTTTTAGCTCATTCAAATAGCACCGTGAATCTTTTGGAAATGTCTAGGAATGGCAGGTACGTTGCATACAAAAATGGTGAAATGATTTCGTTTTTGTAAATGCTCAAATCACAGGAGCGTATAAATGCCAGCAAGATTACTGTAATGCTGAGGTTGGAGCGTATAAATGCTAGCAAGATAAGTATGATGATATTGGAGCGTACAATGCTTTCTGGACTTGAGAAAAATACTGTCATCATACTTATAGCAACTACATTAAAGGGATTTTCACTGCTTTACTAAGATGCAGATTTGATATGTTGGCAGAATCATAGCAATTAATGACACCGGTAATCCAGTTGTTCCACAGGTGCTGGTCGTGTGTTTATATATGAACTAGAAGAACACTTCGTCTTATCATATTAGGCCTAACCCAGTGTTGAGTTCATCCAAAGCTTGTCTTCAGTAGAGTGAGGACTCAGGGTGTTGTTAATCAGATTTGCACCGTAAATCATGGTATATCTCATTCTATCTACTACTGTTTGTCAGTTTTAAGTTATCTGAAGATTtgctattttcttttcaaaGGTTATCTGAAGATTTGTTACTGACATTCTTATGAACTATGTTTTCTTACCTGACAAAACTTTGGAATTGCAGAGGATTTGGGTTGAAGCAAAATATACCTTTGTGTTGTTGCTCGTGTTGACCCGTTCGTCTGAAGCACAGAAACGGCCGTTATACAACGTCTTGGATTTCAATGCCACTGGAGATGGAAACACAGATGATACAAAGGTAACAACATAAGCATAAACACCAAGATTCTGAACTTCAGAGATGGTTGCCTTTGCTAAATAGCAGTGCTTCTTGGATTTGTTACCTTTCCATGCATCTTCTCTGCTGAGAAGGCGTTCCTGGCGGCATGGGAAGAGACCTGCAACAATGAAGGCTGGCCGATCTTGATCATCCCTGGAGGAAGGACATTCTTGTTGAAACAAATTAAATTCAACGGTTCCTGCAAGTCACCAATAAAGATACAGGTAACCTACATATTTGGTGACTCTGAACTGGTCTGAGATATCATACCACATAAGAAGCTTCTTTTTAAGCCGGTACAAGAAGCTAATGTAGCATGAATTCTGAATTGACATTCTCCAGATGGATGGTAACATTGTGGCACCAAACTACATTTGGGCATCAGAAGCAGACAACCTTATAACCTTCTACAGTGTCAATAACTTGACATTAGATGGAAATGGTCAGATTGATGGCAAAGGTGCCATCTGGTGGACTTGTTATACTGAAAAGGTAGACTTCAGCAAATAGCAGTAGCTTCTTCATGTATTCCCTGTAAGCAATCTGATGTATTCTTGTTTTGACAGAAATGCGTCTATCGGCCTGTTGTAAGTACACACAACACTTCCTTCAGTCAGTCTGAAACTAGTTATGTAGACACTGTTCTGTATGATTACTCATGCATGTATCTATGTGTATCAGATCCTGGCCTTTGCTGCGTGTAACAATCTATCGGTGACGAATATACATCTGACGAACAGCGCAGACAAACACATGACTGTGTACAGGTGCAGCCAGGTACATGTGCACAATGTCACCATAGTTGCACCAGGCGACAGCCCCAATACAGACGGCATAACCATGGCAATTTCTGATCATGTGTACATCTCAAATTGCTCTATCCAAAGtggtaaaaaaaatcctttcaTAGAGATCACTGTGTATCATTTGCATATCATCAACACAAATCACTGAAATGAATTGATGATAGACTCAAATGTGTGTGAGTGCTGACACTGGACAAATGCAGGAGACGACTGCGTGTCGATGCTATCATACACCACTGATGTTAACATCACTGACATCACATGTGGGCCTGGCCACGGCATCAGGTACAATTTACAAATGCACAACCATGAATATGCATGCTTGTGCTAGCTAAGTACTCGTCAACTTCTTTTTAGCAACACATGGGACTAACTTCTGACCATATCTAGCGTGGGAAGCCTTGGACGATTCGAAACGGCACTGGTGGAACGAATTACAGTATCCAACTGTAACTTTATTGGAACAAAGAATGGTGTGAGGATCAAATCATGGCAGGTAAGAACTAAGCAACATCTATGCATCTTGCTCATATATGTCCCATGCATGAATTTTTACTGATGGTTGCATACATATCACCATGTACATATGCTCTCTTTAAATAGTAAACAGGAAATAGTAATTACCCCTAATATTTGAAGTTATTGGATGAAGGGTGGAATGGGTCAAGCAACGGGGTTCATTTTTGAAAACATCAACATGACTGCAGTCGAAAGTCCCATTATCATCGACCAGTTCTATTGTCCCCAAGGAAACTGTCCATTAAAGGTGAAATCTACTAAACACATGTCATGTTCATTATCCACTCAGTAAATTCATACTCTAGAAAACAGGATGAAATATGCCTAAATCTTGATATTCTTGTAGGATGGTGGTGTGGCCATAAGTGACGCAAGATTTATCAATATCCGTGGGACATCCTCCGAGCAAGAGGCCATCAAGATATTGTGCAGTCAAAGTGTGCATTGCCAAGGCATCTACCTCAGTAATATTAACCTCTCATGGGAAAATCATACCGCCCTAGCAAACGCCACTATTTTAAATGCAAACGGAACTGTTGAGGGATCAGTGGTACCAAAAGTTGTTTTTTCATAAACCTTGGCAGCTAATGCTCCACGCTGTTACCATCTTTAGACATACTGCTATGTACAGTTCTTCCTTGGATGATTGCCTTGTAAACCAAACTAAGTTTGATTACAAACTCCTACTATGTGATGTATTAACAAAGTATCGATGGGTTGCGATTGGCATTTCACAATATCTCACATGACTCTGACTCCGAGCGACCAAACACTGCGTACCGGTTGTCTGCAACATTGTCGTACGCGAAGTCCCTCAGGAACCTAACAATGTGACACAATGAGTAGGCTTTAATTGCATCAGGTTACATGAACAAAGCATCTAGCTACTCAAATAAAAAACTAACAGCATCAGCTAGAATAATGATATTGTAAAATGGGTTAATAAATAGCACTTGACAAGCCATTTTGCGTGCAAGTTGAGGTGAGCGAGAGAGATAGTATACTTACAGAGGGACAAAGTTGAGGAAGGTGGCTAGCTGAGGAAAAGGCAGGTTGAGATACCCCATTATCCTCAGCACTGCTTCAGACTTGATGTAGGACCTGCACATCAAAAAATATTACTAAATTAGGATTATTACTAATTTTGATGTAGCACTTAAACTATTACTAATTTTGATCGATAACCGCTGATTTAAGTCCGATATAAGTGTTGGAGAGTGTGGTAGCTGCTTACCTGTCCTTCTCGACAAGAACCACACTCGAGATGTCATCAGGGGCTCTCCCTGACCTCTGAAGGAGCTTCCTCCCGGATTCGCTCTGCAACGGGATATACCTGATGCTTCTGTTTCATCGGAAATTAATCAACAGTGCGCATTAGCATTTCACTCTGTTGCAAAATTGCTCCTGATCATTTGCACAATTTCACAAGTCACAAACAAGGCCCAACCTGTTGGGGTCATGCTCCTGGACGAACCGGACGCCGCCGTTGCAGAGGTTGCACACACCTGCATCACACACACACGCAGAGATCAGTACATGCTGCACCCATGAACCCATCTTGCTTGCAAATCAAATGGTTGCAAATTTACTAATTGCAAAATTGTTTGAGCCTTGAGATGTAAGCGAGTAGTAATGGAAGCAAGcaagggaaggagggagtaagcACCGTCGAAGAGCATGATGGGCCTTGTGTCGGAGGTCTGGAAGAACTCGGCGTCCGTGGCCGCCTTCACGGACTGCccaccgccggtcgccgccgccgccgcaacctgCAAGCtcggccgtggccgtggccctCCCACTGCGGTtcgcagctgctgctgctgcggcggcgggccgcgccggcggtggagcggcggcgcggagagCGGGCGGTAGCAGCAGGCGCTGGTCGTTGCCATCCTCGTCGCCTTCGCCTCAGCTCGGCTCTTCTCCTCGATCGAGTGATGCAGCCTGTAGCAGCTGGTGGTGGGATGCCCAGTTTAGTTTACCTTTCgcgagttcagacttcagagttcAGTCTCGTCAGACACCTGGTGCACCTCGTGCTACGTGGCACATCCAAGCAgctgataaaataaaaaaattgaccaGGAAAAATCCAAGATTTTAACAAATTCTGACATCACCTGCTCTTGTTCTCTTCAAAAAAATGACTGGGACTGTAATACAAAATACACAAATTTTAACCAGAGGATGCGACTATCGCCCACAAGGTTGTAAGGAAGCAGGCACATTCAGGAAGCAAATCAAGGCCAAAGAAACAAATGGAAAGGCTGTCTCAATTGCAGACAGATTATCATTAGTCACTGGCAGCAACTGCATGTTTTAATATTTGACACACAAAGAAGCAACTGCATGTTCTCTTCCAAAATTTGTTATACACAAAGTTTCACCAAAGCAGCTGCTAATTTGGGCAGGAAAAATCCAAGGTTCTAACAAATCCTGACAACATACTTCATGTATTAACATTTGATATAGTACTTCTTTCGTCCAAAAATTATTTGAACAGCACAAATTTTCACCAGAGGAGCAGACTTGAGCATCACGAATGTTTCTGGGGGAAACAATGTTTGTAATTGTATCCAAACCATAGCATCATCAGATAATCACCCAAAAGGAAGCAGACAAATTCAGGAAGGAAATCAGGGCCAAAGAAACAAATTGAGAAGCTGTCTCAACTCAATTGCAAACAGATTATCATCAGTCACTGAGTTTACACACACTGccataaaagaaaaacacaactTAAACAAGAAGGCATGCCATCTCTAAAGCACGCAGTATTAAACAAcaggaacaaagcacacaaCAAAGGTCATCGCTCCTAGTCCTTATCAGGCCTGCTCCTCAGCTTCCGCAGCTTCCCTCTCTTCCGCTGCGGCAGCCATCAGCTCATCAAATTTCTCGCTCTTTTCTAACACTATCTCAATCTGTAGGAAACAAAGCTCTCAATCAGTTCAGgtttagaaaaagaaagaaagaaagctcATGTTAAGAacaggctttttttttttaacaagagAGAAATAAGTGGCTTTGGCAACTAAAGCCTGACCTTAGCCTTTTGGAGCGGGCGAACTCTCGATTCATCGTTTATTTCCACCGTAGATGTTCTAATCTCTACACAAGCGAAGGTGAAAATGGAAAATTCAGAGTAGAGAACAATGAATATTGTGGATTACTGCATGCCCACAACAGTAATGTTAAAACAGATAATGAGACAAAACAAGCAGTACAATCCTGCAAGGAAAGAATTTCTTACTCTTTTCAACAGCAAACCCGTTATTCTTAAGAATCTCCGCAACAGTTACAACTGTTGCAATGGCTGCAAACAAATCAAACAATATGGTTTGTACAGCCTTCAACAGTAGAGATAAAACCACATCTTGAAGAAAGGAAATATCGAACTACACCGACCAACCAAATGGGCTGACAGTCAGCACTCATC encodes the following:
- the LOC112937638 gene encoding polygalacturonase QRT2, which gives rise to MITHACIYVYQILAFAACNNLSVTNIHLTNSADKHMTVYRCSQVHVHNVTIVAPGDSPNTDGITMAISDHVYISNCSIQSGDDCVSMLSYTTDVNITDITCGPGHGISVGSLGRFETALVERITVSNCNFIGTKNGVRIKSWQGGMGQATGFIFENINMTAVESPIIIDQFYCPQGNCPLKDGGVAISDARFINIRGTSSEQEAIKILCSQSVHCQGIYLSNINLSWENHTALANATILNANGTVEGSVVPKVVFS
- the LOC4327119 gene encoding DCC family protein At1g52590, chloroplastic, coding for MATTSACCYRPLSAPPLHRRRGPPPQQQQLRTAVGGPRPRPSLQVAAAAATGGGQSVKAATDAEFFQTSDTRPIMLFDGVCNLCNGGVRFVQEHDPNRSIRYIPLQSESGRKLLQRSGRAPDDISSVVLVEKDRSYIKSEAVLRIMGYLNLPFPQLATFLNFVPLFLRDFAYDNVADNRYAVFGRSESESCEIL